The Hornefia porci genome contains the following window.
GAAAAAAGCATTGTAAAAATAATAAACGCCAATGGTAATAAATACCCACGCCCTAAGCAGGCAAAAAATGCAACCGGAGTAGAGAGTAAAACCGTAAGGGTAGTACAATAGCCAAAAGTAAGCATTCCTTTGAAAAATATTATTGAGCTCCAACCGGCAAGTCCAATCAATTTACCGGCCAACAATCCTAACAAAAGTGCAAAAATAGATATAATATAACTCCATAAAGCGACAACTATAAACTTGGATAATACTATCGTATCTCTTTTGATTGGAAGTGCTAATAAGTCTACCATTGTTTTATCAGAGTATTCTCTGCCAAAAACCCAAGAGGTTGTAAAACCGAAAATGAGTAAGCCTCCAACAGAAATTACTTGTGATAAAGACATAAAGTATGATGACCAATCTGTTATCCTAATCATCTCTATTTTTGCAGAAATCAAACCAAGATTTTTTAAATACTCCGGATATTTCATCATAACTGCAAATAGCCCAACAATAAAAGGAACTAAACAGATCGAACAAAGAGTTATTATAGAAAGTTTTGATTTTATCAACTTTCTCCATTCAATTAAAATACAGGAAACAATCCTATTCATTATGCGCTCCTTCATTGTAGTCATGAATTATTCTAACGAAATAATTTTCTAAATCTTCTTTTTCAACAGTCAGAAGTTTTGGGGGATAACCTGAATTAACCAGCAATTTAGCAATTTCTTCCGGATATTTCACGGATTTTATATCAGTCAGTTCCACGAAACAGATATTATTTTCTAAGTCTGATTTGAAATCCACTTGATAGCCTTTATTAGATAATACTTCTTTTATAGCCCTGTTATCAGAACCGCTTACTAACAACTTTTTTTCTAAGTACTTATCTAATTCTTTACTCTCAACTTCTCTTATCAGTCTGCCCTCATGTATAATTATTATTCTGGTAGCAATTTTAGCTATT
Protein-coding sequences here:
- a CDS encoding ABC transporter permease; amino-acid sequence: MNRIVSCILIEWRKLIKSKLSIITLCSICLVPFIVGLFAVMMKYPEYLKNLGLISAKIEMIRITDWSSYFMSLSQVISVGGLLIFGFTTSWVFGREYSDKTMVDLLALPIKRDTIVLSKFIVVALWSYIISIFALLLGLLAGKLIGLAGWSSIIFFKGMLTFGYCTTLTVLLSTPVAFFACLGRGYLLPLAFIIFTMLFSQLGSALNLGEYIPWSVPALASGITGKVIFNLWSIISLFGVSVLELISTITWWRYADYN